One Streptomyces drozdowiczii DNA segment encodes these proteins:
- a CDS encoding ATP-binding protein produces the protein MPIRHVAGNVMWTVHGQVWAVYRVAGSGGGDTSRRSKNRRLGQLEALVKSLPGESMLLSLCPAVDPESVLAKMTTGIDLSVSARYRESTELLRGQLEQLELTGRTDWLAVPLPLSRGESVREVVAAARADVALQLGLLPRPVSAREEGERLAQAERMASVWPSGITLRPATTAEILWIYGHSTRRGLLEPVLPEGEPARMRGRGRGAASLGQVVLAEGGNLLEDLAGDARDVGWGSRGTGRGAAGGRAGVRGRRRRAGAVGPLARRWLEVTTEYGPSYQVMLALSEMPEAFVFPGSEYLASLDMFSFPVDWVVRLHVSSGAEAEAKTRRQARELANQYAEYEGESAGVPASVDKAVGGLDEYRERLTASSTEVEVRAMAALCVWGGTPEEAERRAGELAGHFAGNEYTFARPRGEQENLWYGMLPGTRTPQVMAQYAQYLLARDFAMAAPFNGGGLGDSTGPLFGLQLAGGGVRPVLTDWTRGPRENTSATAAFVGELGAGKSTAMKAAVYSVLAAGHRTRGSYRRGRVVIVDRTPRQEWLRYAQACPGQTECITIDDHARISLDPLRIFTGREAQRFTESFLTLLLGLAPMSDEGIALSEAIEAVLAQPHPSMTVLVEELTNRGASGDTCSAMAARRLAAVCRKDLARAVFDETLPVVRGSSADTLVFSVASLALPTKSELREGRLEKMEFEKVFGRAVMYLIAALCRKIVYADLDEFALVVWDECWWLTSSPEGLALALELVRDGRKHGAGALFGGHDDEDIGSGDLEDGQILRGLIPRKFVFRHTDVTLARRALTFLGCDPNDQDLLALVTTELSPTSPELSDDERAARAGECLHRDLTGRIGAMQITLPADEQAVAHIHSQPLQSTTA, from the coding sequence ATGCCGATCCGGCATGTGGCCGGGAACGTGATGTGGACGGTGCACGGGCAGGTCTGGGCGGTGTACCGGGTGGCGGGGTCCGGCGGCGGTGATACGTCCCGGCGTTCGAAGAACCGGCGGCTGGGGCAGCTGGAGGCGCTGGTCAAGTCGCTCCCGGGTGAGTCGATGCTGCTGAGCCTGTGCCCGGCCGTCGACCCGGAGAGCGTCCTGGCGAAGATGACGACGGGCATCGACCTTTCGGTCTCTGCCCGCTACCGGGAGTCCACCGAGCTGCTGCGCGGGCAGTTGGAGCAGCTGGAGCTGACCGGTCGCACCGACTGGCTCGCCGTCCCTTTGCCGTTGAGCCGTGGGGAGTCGGTGCGCGAGGTGGTCGCCGCCGCCCGCGCCGACGTCGCCCTGCAGCTGGGGTTGCTGCCCCGTCCGGTGTCCGCCCGTGAGGAGGGTGAGCGCCTGGCCCAGGCCGAGCGGATGGCGTCGGTGTGGCCGTCGGGGATCACGCTGCGGCCCGCGACGACGGCCGAGATCCTGTGGATCTACGGGCACAGCACCCGGCGCGGTCTCCTCGAACCCGTGCTGCCCGAGGGTGAGCCGGCGCGGATGCGCGGGCGGGGCCGGGGCGCGGCGTCGCTCGGGCAGGTTGTGCTCGCCGAGGGCGGGAATCTCCTGGAGGACCTGGCCGGCGATGCCCGGGACGTGGGCTGGGGCAGCCGCGGTACGGGCCGCGGCGCGGCTGGTGGACGGGCCGGGGTGCGTGGGCGCCGACGCCGGGCGGGGGCGGTGGGTCCGCTCGCGCGGCGGTGGCTGGAGGTCACGACCGAGTACGGGCCGTCGTATCAGGTGATGCTCGCCCTTTCCGAGATGCCGGAGGCGTTCGTCTTCCCCGGCTCGGAGTACCTCGCCTCCCTGGACATGTTCTCGTTCCCGGTCGACTGGGTGGTGCGCCTCCATGTCTCGTCCGGGGCCGAGGCGGAGGCGAAGACCCGGCGCCAGGCGCGCGAGCTCGCCAATCAGTACGCCGAGTACGAGGGCGAGAGTGCCGGTGTTCCGGCCAGCGTCGACAAGGCCGTCGGCGGGCTCGACGAGTACAGGGAGCGGCTGACCGCGTCGAGTACCGAGGTGGAGGTGCGGGCGATGGCGGCGTTGTGCGTCTGGGGCGGCACCCCCGAAGAAGCCGAGCGGCGGGCCGGGGAGCTGGCCGGGCACTTCGCCGGCAACGAGTACACCTTCGCCCGGCCGCGCGGGGAGCAGGAGAACCTCTGGTACGGGATGCTGCCCGGGACCCGCACCCCGCAGGTCATGGCCCAGTACGCGCAGTACCTGCTGGCCCGGGACTTCGCGATGGCTGCCCCGTTCAACGGCGGCGGGCTCGGCGACAGCACCGGGCCCTTGTTCGGGCTCCAGCTCGCCGGCGGCGGCGTGCGCCCCGTCCTCACCGACTGGACACGCGGCCCGCGGGAGAACACCTCCGCGACGGCGGCGTTCGTCGGGGAGCTCGGCGCGGGCAAGTCGACCGCGATGAAGGCTGCGGTGTACTCGGTGCTCGCCGCCGGGCACCGCACCCGGGGCAGCTACCGGCGAGGCCGGGTCGTGATCGTGGACCGGACGCCGCGTCAGGAATGGCTCCGCTACGCCCAGGCGTGCCCGGGCCAGACCGAGTGCATCACCATCGACGACCACGCCCGCATCTCCCTCGACCCGCTGCGCATCTTCACCGGCCGCGAAGCCCAACGCTTCACCGAGAGCTTTCTGACCCTGTTGCTGGGGCTCGCGCCGATGAGCGACGAGGGCATCGCCCTGTCCGAGGCGATCGAGGCCGTACTCGCCCAGCCGCACCCCTCCATGACGGTGCTGGTCGAGGAGCTCACCAACCGGGGCGCGTCGGGGGACACGTGCTCGGCGATGGCGGCGCGGCGGCTGGCCGCCGTGTGCCGCAAGGACCTCGCCCGGGCGGTGTTCGACGAGACGCTGCCCGTGGTCCGCGGATCGTCGGCCGACACCCTCGTCTTCTCCGTGGCCTCGCTCGCGCTGCCGACGAAGAGCGAGCTGCGCGAGGGGCGGCTGGAGAAGATGGAGTTCGAGAAGGTCTTCGGCCGGGCCGTGATGTACCTGATCGCCGCCCTGTGCCGGAAGATCGTCTACGCGGACCTGGACGAGTTCGCGCTCGTGGTGTGGGACGAGTGCTGGTGGCTGACCTCCAGCCCCGAAGGTCTCGCCCTGGCCCTGGAGCTCGTACGCGACGGCCGCAAACACGGCGCCGGCGCCCTGTTCGGCGGGCACGACGACGAAGACATCGGCTCCGGCGACTTGGAGGACGGACAGATCCTGCGCGGCCTCATCCCCCGCAAGTTCGTCTTCCGGCACACCGACGTCACCCTCGCCCGCCGCGCCCTGACGTTCCTGGGCTGCGACCCCAACGACCAGGACCTCCTCGCGCTCGTCACCACCGAGCTGTCGCCCACCAGCCCCGAGCTGAGCGATGACGAGCGTGCCGCCCGGGCCGGCGAGTGCCTGCACCGAGACCTCACCGGCCGGATCGGCGCCATGCAGATCACCCTGCCCGCCGACGAGCAAGCCGTCGCCCACATCCACTCCCAGCCCCTACAGAGCACCACGGCATGA
- a CDS encoding NlpC/P60 family protein: MTGKGKVLLAGSALLAPVVLVLGLVVLFVAAVANGAAGHEEDEAAPVAASGGAPGKVAGIDPVMLSAYTRAATQIAVLRPKCKGMRWSVIAGIGKVESNHAAGRTVAANGNITPHILGVRLNGSGVGGNRTSFTDTDRGRLDGDTAYDRAVGPMQFLPSTWNGPTGQDGNNDGLKDPHNAFDAALGTAAYLCGTGTTDLKQADQLRKAICRYNHSATYVNDVTGYVAEYDALPTGAGAPAAAKGRAGAVIRAASSELGTPYVWGGGSTSGPTKGGYDCSGLMLYAFHTGAGITLPRTSQQMRHFGTRVDRADIQPGDLIVINNDGNWGHVGLYTGNNTMIHAPRPGKTVKTTSLAGYWEKYDWDVRRVL; the protein is encoded by the coding sequence GTGACGGGGAAGGGGAAGGTGCTCCTGGCAGGGTCGGCGCTCCTGGCGCCGGTCGTCCTGGTCCTGGGGCTGGTGGTGCTGTTCGTCGCGGCCGTCGCCAACGGGGCGGCCGGCCACGAAGAAGACGAAGCCGCCCCCGTCGCCGCGTCGGGCGGGGCGCCCGGGAAAGTCGCGGGGATCGACCCTGTCATGCTGTCCGCCTACACCCGCGCCGCCACCCAGATCGCTGTGCTGCGGCCGAAGTGCAAGGGGATGCGGTGGTCCGTGATCGCGGGGATCGGGAAGGTCGAGTCCAACCACGCCGCCGGGCGCACCGTCGCCGCCAACGGGAACATCACCCCGCACATCCTCGGGGTCCGGCTCAACGGCTCCGGCGTCGGCGGCAACCGCACCTCGTTCACGGACACCGACCGCGGCCGGCTCGACGGCGACACCGCCTACGACCGGGCGGTCGGCCCGATGCAGTTCCTGCCCTCCACCTGGAACGGGCCGACCGGACAGGACGGCAACAACGACGGCCTCAAAGACCCGCACAACGCTTTCGACGCCGCGCTCGGCACCGCCGCATACCTCTGCGGCACCGGCACCACCGACCTGAAGCAGGCCGACCAGCTCCGCAAGGCGATCTGCCGCTACAACCACTCCGCCACCTACGTGAACGACGTCACCGGCTACGTCGCCGAGTACGACGCTCTCCCCACCGGGGCCGGTGCCCCGGCGGCGGCGAAGGGGCGGGCCGGAGCGGTAATCAGGGCTGCGAGCTCCGAGCTCGGGACCCCGTACGTGTGGGGCGGAGGCAGCACTTCGGGCCCGACGAAGGGCGGCTACGACTGCTCCGGCCTCATGCTCTACGCCTTCCACACGGGCGCCGGTATCACCCTGCCCCGTACCTCCCAGCAGATGCGGCACTTCGGAACCCGCGTCGACCGTGCCGATATCCAGCCCGGCGACCTCATCGTGATCAACAACGACGGAAACTGGGGACACGTCGGCCTCTACACCGGCAACAACACCATGATCCACGCACCCCGCCCCGGCAAAACCGTCAAAACCACATCCCTGGCCGGGTACTGGGAAAAGTACGACTGGGACGTACGGCGGGTGCTGTGA
- a CDS encoding IS5 family transposase (programmed frameshift) codes for MVDDDLWALIEPLLPPWPEKAPGPRPVPDRQCLQGILYVLHNDIASQLLPLELGFGSGQTCWRRLERWQQAGVFDRLHRILLSRLHAAGELDWSRACVDGSHVRAKKGGADTGPSPVDRRKPGSKHHLICDGRGTPLRVITIAANVNDVPQTLALVDGVPPVAGRRGRPRRRPEALLGDKGYDSNPNRRELRKRRILPVISRKGSPNIKGLGKLRYVVEQTFALLHQFKRLAVRWERRTELHDAFVSLACSLICWRRLKRANS; via the exons ATCGTGGACGATGACCTGTGGGCGCTGATCGAGCCGCTCCTGCCGCCCTGGCCCGAGAAGGCTCCCGGTCCACGGCCGGTGCCGGACCGGCAGTGCCTGCAGGGCATCCTCTACGTGCTGCACAACGACATCGCCTCGCAACTGCTGCCCCTGGAGCTGGGGTTCGGCTCGGGTCAGACCTGCTGGCGGCGCCTTGAGCGGTGGCAGCAGGCCGGGGTCTTCGACCGGCTGCACCGGATCCTGCTCTCCAGACTGCATGCGGCCGGCGAGCTGGACTGGTCCAGAGCATGCGTGGACGGTTCCCACGTCCGCGCGA AAAAAGGGGGAGCCGACACCGGTCCGTCGCCGGTCGACCGGCGGAAGCCGGGCAGCAAGCATCACCTGATCTGCGACGGACGCGGCACCCCGCTCAGGGTCATCACCATCGCGGCCAACGTCAACGACGTCCCCCAGACCCTCGCCCTGGTCGACGGCGTCCCGCCCGTCGCCGGCCGCCGAGGGCGGCCCCGCCGGCGCCCTGAGGCCCTCCTCGGAGACAAGGGCTACGACTCCAACCCCAACCGCCGCGAACTGCGCAAGCGCCGGATCCTGCCGGTCATCTCCCGCAAGGGCTCACCGAACATCAAAGGGCTGGGCAAGCTCCGCTACGTCGTCGAGCAGACCTTCGCCCTGCTCCACCAGTTCAAGCGCCTCGCCGTTCGCTGGGAGCGCCGCACCGAACTCCACGACGCCTTCGTCTCCCTCGCCTGCAGCCTCATCTGCTGGAGACGCCTCAAGAGGGCCAACTCATGA
- a CDS encoding conjugal transfer protein — protein MRRRTEGVEDVLPGEAGGWALGSLGAAANAVTVLRRTTWALIVAGPVLGVLSMVSRPAPVAPVAPVRQEQPAVGQSVGPGGFAELFVSAYLAAGEGTEDLLASFLPTARDVTLRAAPGAQRAQELAAVKVREVSGGYWSVTVAARVVPTGAAGAKAEPEGGSESEPGSVLRYFQVPVRSGAGGVLSAAALPAEVAAPVSGEAPSLAYGQSVPVPAADPAGQTLAGFFAAYLAGSGQLDRYLSPGTELSAVSPAPYARVEVAQVAETGTNDPGAQQDAPGDGARRELLVQVAATDTAGQERPLAYAVVITARDGRWEIGSVEGAPVLSKGSARADEEEAQ, from the coding sequence GTGAGGCGGCGCACCGAGGGTGTGGAGGACGTGCTGCCGGGTGAGGCGGGCGGGTGGGCGCTGGGTTCCCTCGGCGCCGCCGCCAACGCGGTGACGGTGCTGCGTCGTACAACGTGGGCGCTGATTGTGGCCGGGCCGGTGCTGGGCGTGTTGTCGATGGTCTCGCGGCCCGCTCCGGTGGCGCCGGTGGCTCCGGTCCGCCAGGAGCAGCCCGCGGTGGGGCAGTCGGTGGGGCCGGGCGGGTTCGCGGAGCTGTTCGTCAGCGCGTACCTGGCGGCCGGTGAGGGCACCGAGGACTTGCTGGCCTCGTTCCTGCCGACCGCCCGGGACGTGACGCTGAGGGCCGCTCCGGGGGCGCAGCGGGCGCAGGAGCTCGCGGCGGTGAAGGTGCGGGAGGTGTCGGGCGGGTACTGGTCGGTGACCGTGGCCGCCCGCGTCGTCCCCACCGGGGCGGCGGGCGCCAAGGCCGAGCCGGAGGGCGGGTCGGAGTCGGAGCCGGGCTCGGTGCTGCGGTACTTCCAGGTTCCGGTGCGGTCCGGTGCGGGTGGGGTGCTGTCGGCGGCCGCGCTTCCCGCGGAGGTCGCAGCGCCGGTTTCGGGTGAGGCTCCGTCGCTGGCGTACGGGCAGTCCGTGCCCGTACCGGCCGCGGATCCGGCCGGGCAGACGCTGGCCGGGTTTTTCGCCGCGTATCTGGCCGGCAGTGGGCAGCTGGACCGCTACCTCTCCCCCGGGACCGAGCTGTCCGCCGTCTCGCCCGCGCCGTACGCGCGGGTCGAGGTCGCGCAGGTCGCCGAGACCGGCACCAACGACCCCGGCGCCCAGCAGGACGCGCCGGGCGACGGTGCGCGGCGGGAGCTGTTGGTCCAGGTCGCCGCGACGGATACGGCCGGGCAGGAGCGGCCGCTGGCGTACGCCGTCGTGATCACCGCGCGGGATGGCCGGTGGGAGATCGGATCCGTGGAGGGAGCTCCCGTGCTGAGCAAGGGCTCGGCGCGGGCCGATGAGGAGGAGGCGCAGTGA